One Thauera sp. K11 DNA window includes the following coding sequences:
- a CDS encoding tyrosine-type recombinase/integrase translates to MPDNLVSAGSSGFPAPLEHLRLPAELDGSAGSNRARSASTVIAAQNDLQAIAAWLARFADTRTTFDNYRKEAERLLLWAVAQQGKPLSSLTHEDLLVYQRFLADPQPASRWVLARGRKPGRSHPAWRPFAGPLAPSSQRQAMVILNALFSWLVTAGYLAGNPLALSRQRARKAKPRQTRYLEPDLWREVRAAVETMPRETDREREHYFRVRWLFSLFYACGLRISEVAGNTMGGFFCRRDQAGEERWWLEVTGKGSKVRIVPATAELMVELARYRRENGLPPLPLPGDETPLLLPIGAKPRPLTRAAVHAIVKEVFRQAAQRLRHQGEDSACRADRLEQASAHWLRHTAGSHMTDQAMDLRHVRDNLGHESLTTTSGYLHTADDARHRETEEKHRIGW, encoded by the coding sequence ATGCCCGACAACCTCGTTTCCGCCGGATCGTCCGGCTTCCCGGCGCCCCTTGAACACCTGCGCCTGCCGGCGGAACTCGACGGCAGCGCCGGCAGCAACCGGGCACGCAGCGCCTCCACCGTCATCGCCGCCCAAAACGATCTGCAGGCGATCGCCGCCTGGCTCGCCCGCTTCGCCGATACCCGGACCACCTTCGACAACTACCGCAAGGAGGCCGAGCGCCTGTTGCTCTGGGCGGTGGCCCAGCAGGGCAAGCCGCTATCGTCGCTGACTCACGAGGATCTGCTGGTATACCAACGTTTCCTGGCCGATCCCCAGCCGGCCAGCCGCTGGGTGCTTGCCCGGGGCCGCAAGCCCGGCAGGAGCCACCCGGCGTGGCGCCCCTTCGCCGGTCCCTTGGCGCCGTCCAGCCAACGCCAGGCCATGGTGATCCTGAATGCGCTCTTCTCCTGGCTGGTCACCGCCGGCTACCTGGCGGGCAACCCCCTGGCCCTTTCCCGCCAGCGGGCACGCAAGGCCAAGCCACGCCAGACCCGCTACCTGGAACCCGACCTGTGGCGCGAGGTTCGGGCCGCGGTCGAGACCATGCCGCGGGAAACCGATCGCGAGCGGGAGCACTATTTTCGGGTACGCTGGCTGTTCTCCTTGTTCTATGCCTGCGGCTTGCGCATCTCGGAAGTGGCCGGCAACACGATGGGCGGCTTCTTTTGCCGGCGGGACCAAGCTGGGGAGGAACGCTGGTGGCTGGAAGTCACCGGCAAAGGCAGCAAGGTGCGGATCGTGCCGGCGACGGCCGAATTGATGGTCGAATTGGCCCGCTACCGCCGCGAGAACGGCCTGCCGCCGCTTCCCTTGCCGGGAGACGAGACGCCATTGCTCCTGCCGATCGGTGCCAAGCCCCGGCCGCTGACGCGGGCCGCAGTCCATGCCATCGTGAAGGAGGTTTTCCGGCAGGCAGCGCAGCGGCTCCGCCACCAAGGTGAGGACAGTGCGTGTCGGGCGGACCGTCTCGAACAGGCCTCGGCCCACTGGCTGCGCCATACCGCCGGATCGCACATGACCGACCAAGCCATGGACCTCCGACACGTCCGCGATAACCTGGGGCACGAGTCCTTGACGACGACCTCGGGCTATCTGCACACCGCCGACGACGCCCGGCATCGGGAAACCGAGGAAAAACATCGAATCGGTTGGTGA
- a CDS encoding archaeosortase/exosortase family protein, which yields MLLVAAFALLQWGWSAARGTWVERLVVHEATVTSAAAFVRLLTPEIPAKAVGSSIKAPGGGLNILNGCEGTEVMFLLVAAFAAVRMPWRHRLAGLGLGIAVVFLINQARILALFYCHRADRQLFDTLHTAVLPAVLVALTAAYFYAVLHHAQRRMA from the coding sequence TTGCTGCTCGTCGCCGCCTTCGCCCTCCTGCAATGGGGCTGGAGCGCAGCACGCGGCACCTGGGTCGAGCGGCTGGTGGTCCACGAAGCCACCGTGACCTCGGCGGCCGCCTTCGTGCGTCTCCTCACGCCGGAGATTCCGGCCAAGGCCGTCGGCTCCAGCATCAAGGCACCGGGCGGCGGGCTCAATATCCTCAACGGCTGCGAGGGCACCGAGGTCATGTTCCTCCTCGTCGCCGCCTTTGCCGCCGTCCGCATGCCCTGGCGCCACCGCCTGGCGGGACTGGGGCTGGGCATCGCTGTCGTCTTCCTGATCAACCAGGCGCGCATCCTGGCGCTGTTCTACTGCCATCGTGCCGACCGGCAGCTATTTGACACCTTGCACACGGCGGTTCTCCCGGCCGTGCTGGTCGCGTTGACCGCTGCCTATTTCTATGCCGTCCTCCACCACGCCCAACGGCGCATGGCCTGA
- a CDS encoding lipocalin-like domain-containing protein produces the protein MAALWCALFAGTGLCTETAAEADFPPVLRGTPLDFPRDLGAHPAFRTEWWYVTGWITDEAGIERGFQVTFFRVRTGIGERSKSRFAPTQLVLAHAAIADPALGRLRHAQRAERAHEPLAGADAGRTRAWVRDWLLEGDGGRYRTRIAADAFSFELDFLPAGPPLLNGHDGFSRKAPDPRHASHYYSRPQLAVAGTLTLEGRRHEVRGQAWLDHEWSSELMPERAKGWDWIGINLRDGGSLMAFRMRDDAGGALWSAFTLVEHGRTQRREGPDAVRFTPLRTWRSPRTGAEYPVEWELELPATAAGGGHARRLRLVPLMDDQELDSARSTGAIYWEGAVRVLEAPGGAGADEAHSAPREFGRGYLEMTGYADRPGM, from the coding sequence ATGGCCGCGCTGTGGTGCGCGCTTTTCGCAGGCACCGGCCTTTGCACGGAAACGGCCGCGGAGGCCGACTTTCCTCCCGTGCTGCGCGGCACGCCGCTCGATTTCCCGCGTGATCTGGGGGCACACCCCGCGTTTCGCACCGAATGGTGGTACGTGACCGGCTGGATCACGGACGAAGCAGGCATCGAGCGCGGCTTCCAGGTGACCTTCTTTCGCGTGCGAACCGGCATCGGCGAGCGCAGCAAGAGCCGCTTCGCGCCCACGCAACTGGTGCTGGCGCATGCAGCGATCGCCGATCCGGCCCTCGGCCGCCTGCGGCATGCGCAGCGGGCCGAGCGCGCCCACGAACCGCTGGCCGGCGCCGACGCCGGCAGGACCCGCGCCTGGGTGCGCGACTGGCTGCTCGAAGGGGACGGCGGCCGCTACCGCACGCGCATCGCGGCGGACGCCTTTTCCTTCGAACTCGACTTCTTGCCCGCCGGGCCACCCCTGTTGAACGGGCACGACGGCTTCAGCCGCAAAGCCCCCGATCCCAGACACGCCAGCCACTACTACAGCCGCCCACAACTCGCGGTGGCGGGAACGCTGACGCTCGAAGGCAGGCGGCACGAAGTGCGCGGCCAAGCCTGGCTGGACCACGAATGGTCCAGCGAATTGATGCCCGAGCGCGCGAAAGGCTGGGACTGGATCGGCATCAACCTGCGCGACGGCGGCTCGCTGATGGCTTTTCGCATGCGCGACGACGCCGGCGGCGCGCTGTGGTCGGCATTCACCCTGGTCGAACATGGCCGGACGCAGCGCCGGGAAGGACCGGACGCGGTGCGCTTCACGCCGCTGCGCACCTGGCGCTCGCCGCGCACCGGCGCCGAGTACCCGGTGGAGTGGGAACTCGAACTGCCCGCCACGGCGGCCGGCGGCGGCCACGCGCGCCGGCTGCGCCTGGTGCCGCTGATGGACGACCAGGAGCTGGACAGCGCACGATCGACCGGTGCGATCTACTGGGAAGGTGCAGTGCGCGTGCTCGAAGCCCCCGGCGGCGCCGGAGCGGACGAGGCCCACTCCGCCCCGCGCGAGTTCGGCCGCGGCTACCTGGAGATGACGGGGTACGCCGACCGGCCCGGGATGTAG
- a CDS encoding mannose-1-phosphate guanylyltransferase/mannose-6-phosphate isomerase → MTIKSVILSGGSGTRLWPASRESYPKQLLPLTGENSLLQETALRLNGFGATDVDPRPIVVTNEEYRFIIAEQLRQIGARSPQIVLEPAGRNTAPALTLAAHVASEEGDPVLLVMPADHVVADVAAFQRGIAEGARLAADGALVTFGIVPEHPETGYGYIRAGDVRSGADTARSLLEFVEKPDAETARAYVDSGQYFWNSGIFMMKASVWLRAIAQCNAAMATACAEAAAGCQRDADFLRIDRTAFERCPSDSIDYAVMEHLPSAPELGAGVVVPLSAGWSDVGAWDALWAVSEKDEQGNSARGEVMFEASRNTLVHANNRLVAAIGCEDMVVVETPDAVMVAHKSRTQDVKKVVARLKAEGRSLAQSHRKVYRPWGWYDSIDSGERFQVKRIVVNPGAKLSLQMHHHRAEHWIVVRGTAEVTCGDKVFLLAENESTYIPLGRTHRLANPGRLPLEIIEVQSGGYLGEDDIVRFEDNYGRIGH, encoded by the coding sequence ATGACGATCAAGAGCGTAATTCTCTCCGGCGGGTCCGGAACCCGCCTGTGGCCCGCCTCGCGCGAAAGCTACCCCAAGCAGTTGCTGCCTCTCACCGGCGAAAACTCGCTGCTGCAGGAGACGGCGCTGCGCCTGAACGGCTTCGGCGCGACGGACGTGGACCCCCGTCCCATCGTCGTGACCAACGAAGAGTACCGCTTCATCATCGCCGAGCAGTTGCGCCAGATCGGCGCCCGCTCGCCGCAGATCGTGCTCGAGCCGGCGGGGCGCAACACCGCCCCCGCGCTCACGCTGGCCGCCCACGTGGCGAGCGAGGAGGGCGATCCGGTGCTGCTGGTGATGCCGGCCGATCACGTCGTCGCCGACGTCGCCGCCTTCCAGCGCGGGATCGCCGAGGGCGCCAGGCTCGCCGCCGACGGGGCGCTGGTCACCTTCGGCATCGTTCCGGAGCACCCGGAAACCGGCTACGGCTACATCCGCGCCGGCGACGTACGGAGCGGCGCCGACACCGCCCGCAGCCTGCTCGAGTTCGTCGAGAAACCCGACGCCGAGACCGCCCGGGCCTACGTCGACAGCGGCCAGTATTTCTGGAACAGCGGCATCTTCATGATGAAAGCCTCGGTGTGGCTGCGCGCCATCGCGCAATGCAACGCGGCGATGGCAACCGCGTGCGCCGAGGCGGCGGCCGGATGCCAGCGCGACGCGGACTTCCTGCGCATCGATCGCACCGCCTTCGAGCGCTGCCCGTCGGACTCGATCGACTACGCCGTGATGGAGCACCTGCCATCCGCCCCCGAACTCGGCGCCGGCGTCGTCGTGCCCCTGTCGGCGGGCTGGTCCGACGTCGGCGCCTGGGACGCGCTGTGGGCCGTGTCCGAGAAGGACGAGCAGGGCAACAGTGCCCGCGGCGAAGTCATGTTCGAAGCGAGCCGCAACACGCTGGTGCATGCGAACAACCGCCTGGTGGCCGCGATCGGCTGCGAAGACATGGTGGTGGTCGAAACGCCCGACGCGGTGATGGTCGCCCACAAGAGCCGCACGCAGGACGTGAAGAAGGTCGTCGCGCGCCTGAAGGCCGAAGGCCGCAGCCTCGCCCAGAGCCACCGCAAGGTCTATCGCCCGTGGGGCTGGTACGACTCCATCGACAGCGGCGAACGCTTCCAGGTCAAGCGCATCGTCGTCAATCCCGGCGCCAAGCTGAGCCTGCAGATGCACCATCACCGCGCCGAACACTGGATCGTCGTGCGCGGCACGGCCGAAGTGACCTGCGGCGACAAGGTCTTCCTGCTGGCGGAAAACGAATCCACCTACATCCCGCTGGGCCGCACGCACCGGCTGGCCAACCCCGGACGGCTGCCGCTGGAGATCATCGAAGTGCAATCGGGCGGCTATCTCGGCGAGGACGACATCGTCCGCTTCGAAGACAACTACGGCCGCATCGGCCACTGA
- the rfbD gene encoding dTDP-4-dehydrorhamnose reductase gives MKILLLGSNGQVGWELQRSLAPLGEVVALDRSGAPGLCGDLSRMDELAAGVRRLAPDVIVNAAAYTAVDKAESEPELAHAINAGAVGRLAAEAAALGAWLVHYSTDYVFDGSGGQPWREDAATAPLSVYGRTKLAGEEAIRASGCRHLILRTSWVYAARGGNFARTMLRLATERERLTVIADQTGAPTGADLIADVSAHALRSAMRDANLSGTYHLAAAGETSWHGYARFVIEEARALGIALKATDIAAIPTSDYPTPARRPLNSRLDTTRLRQRFGLALPDWRPGVRRMLREVLQ, from the coding sequence ATGAAGATTCTGTTGCTGGGCAGTAATGGACAGGTGGGCTGGGAGTTGCAGCGCTCGCTGGCGCCGCTGGGCGAAGTGGTCGCGCTCGACCGCAGCGGTGCCCCCGGCCTGTGCGGCGATCTTTCGCGGATGGACGAACTCGCGGCCGGCGTGCGCCGGCTGGCGCCGGACGTCATCGTCAATGCCGCCGCCTACACGGCCGTCGACAAGGCCGAGAGCGAACCCGAACTCGCCCATGCGATCAATGCCGGGGCCGTCGGCCGCCTTGCCGCCGAGGCCGCGGCCCTGGGCGCCTGGCTGGTGCATTATTCGACCGACTACGTGTTCGACGGCAGTGGCGGGCAACCCTGGCGCGAAGACGCCGCCACCGCGCCGCTATCGGTGTACGGAAGGACCAAGCTCGCCGGCGAAGAAGCGATCCGCGCGAGCGGCTGCCGCCATCTCATCCTGCGCACGTCGTGGGTGTATGCCGCGCGCGGCGGCAATTTCGCCCGCACCATGCTGCGGCTGGCAACCGAACGGGAGCGCCTGACGGTGATCGCCGACCAGACCGGTGCGCCCACCGGCGCCGACCTGATCGCGGATGTGAGCGCCCACGCCTTGCGCAGCGCGATGCGCGACGCGAACCTGTCCGGCACCTACCACCTGGCCGCGGCCGGGGAAACCAGTTGGCACGGCTACGCCCGCTTCGTCATCGAAGAGGCGCGCGCCCTCGGCATCGCGCTCAAGGCGACCGACATCGCCGCCATCCCGACCTCGGACTACCCGACGCCTGCGCGGCGCCCGCTGAATTCGCGGCTCGACACCACGCGGCTGCGCCAGCGCTTCGGCCTCGCGCTGCCCGACTGGCGCCCGGGCGTGCGGCGCATGCTGCGCGAGGTGCTGCAGTAA
- a CDS encoding transglutaminase-like domain-containing protein translates to MRRLPLTSLIAAVLCAGLAHAAPPKELAPLPAEALQAVKAAQHRAGDRLADTLGRHLSEARALARRADAATDDDLATRRSEAAAKRQEMRTLRDEVLARVDAAAQAAEGRGTGRAAGEGRELRRQLAARFTLLDADLQALEKADRANLGPRARQLADRLAAWEAARPVAPLPQPNWKLAEPQPVTELPAAAEPPRFVGDTLWLLRHHFADAGGVMRVALKSTPAEAAACGYTAADLADTAEAPKSHADIQALAKELDYNPARIFEWVNQNVAFEPYFGSLKGGVSTLWAKAGGATDQASLLVALLRASNVPARYVRGTVQVIDASPKGADGRGPRWVGAKTYQAAANILAANGNPSASYGTNSLGLAHVWVEACLPYSAYRGAAVDDSGHRWVPLDPSYKDHRYQAGIPVDSGFDFDYTGWLASRIDGQGRYRLPQEHFADQTVAHARTKAPNYANNTLEDIPYKSEIKRTRFDILPIVPPYEVVKYDSWSGVAGESAETAALPDRHRYRLQVTVRNKSGTNPENYAGNILAQKTLNLPELATARLTLAFRGATAGDQTAYTTWLNSVDPGAAPTCSASVNVVPVLRWTVRNRPRMPAAAPPPSAPPTMFSNSR, encoded by the coding sequence ATGCGCCGCCTGCCCCTGACTTCCCTCATCGCTGCCGTGCTCTGCGCGGGTTTGGCCCACGCTGCGCCGCCCAAGGAACTGGCGCCGCTGCCGGCGGAGGCCCTGCAAGCTGTCAAGGCCGCCCAGCACCGCGCCGGCGATCGCCTGGCCGATACCCTGGGCCGCCATCTGTCCGAAGCCCGCGCCCTGGCGCGCCGCGCCGATGCCGCCACGGACGACGACCTCGCCACCCGGCGCTCCGAGGCAGCCGCCAAGCGGCAGGAGATGCGCACCTTGCGCGACGAAGTCCTGGCCCGCGTCGACGCCGCGGCGCAGGCGGCGGAAGGCCGCGGCACCGGACGGGCCGCCGGCGAAGGGCGGGAACTGCGCCGCCAACTGGCCGCCCGTTTCACCCTGCTCGACGCCGACCTCCAGGCCCTGGAGAAGGCGGATCGGGCCAACCTCGGCCCCCGCGCCCGGCAGTTGGCCGACCGCCTCGCCGCCTGGGAAGCCGCCCGGCCGGTGGCCCCCTTGCCCCAGCCCAACTGGAAGCTCGCCGAACCGCAGCCGGTGACGGAATTGCCAGCGGCTGCCGAGCCGCCTCGCTTCGTCGGCGATACCCTCTGGCTCCTGCGGCACCACTTCGCCGATGCGGGCGGGGTCATGCGCGTGGCCCTCAAATCCACCCCGGCGGAAGCCGCTGCCTGCGGCTATACCGCCGCCGACCTGGCCGATACGGCCGAGGCCCCGAAGAGCCACGCCGACATCCAGGCGCTCGCCAAGGAACTGGACTACAACCCGGCCCGCATCTTTGAATGGGTGAACCAGAACGTCGCCTTCGAGCCCTATTTCGGCTCCTTGAAGGGCGGAGTCTCCACCCTGTGGGCCAAGGCCGGCGGCGCCACCGACCAGGCCAGCCTGCTGGTGGCCCTGCTGCGCGCTTCCAACGTCCCGGCCCGCTACGTGCGCGGCACCGTCCAGGTGATCGACGCTTCCCCGAAGGGCGCCGACGGGCGCGGGCCGCGCTGGGTGGGGGCCAAGACCTACCAGGCCGCCGCCAACATCCTCGCCGCCAACGGCAACCCCTCGGCCAGCTACGGCACCAACAGCCTGGGCCTCGCCCACGTGTGGGTCGAGGCTTGCCTGCCGTATTCCGCCTACCGCGGCGCCGCCGTGGACGATTCCGGCCACCGCTGGGTACCGCTGGACCCGTCCTACAAGGACCACCGCTACCAGGCCGGCATCCCGGTCGATAGCGGCTTCGATTTCGACTACACCGGCTGGCTGGCGAGCCGCATTGACGGCCAGGGCCGCTATCGCCTGCCGCAAGAGCACTTCGCCGACCAGACGGTGGCCCATGCCCGCACCAAGGCCCCCAACTACGCCAACAACACCCTCGAAGACATCCCCTACAAGAGCGAAATCAAGCGCACCCGCTTCGACATCCTGCCCATCGTCCCGCCCTACGAAGTGGTGAAGTACGACAGCTGGAGCGGGGTGGCCGGCGAATCGGCGGAGACTGCCGCGCTGCCCGACCGCCACCGCTACCGCCTGCAGGTGACGGTGAGGAACAAGAGCGGCACCAACCCCGAGAACTACGCCGGCAACATCCTCGCCCAGAAAACCCTCAACCTGCCGGAGCTCGCCACCGCCCGCCTGACCCTGGCCTTCCGCGGCGCCACTGCCGGCGACCAGACCGCCTACACCACCTGGCTCAACAGCGTCGACCCCGGTGCGGCCCCGACCTGCAGCGCCAGCGTCAACGTCGTTCCCGTCCTGCGGTGGACGGTGCGGAACAGACCAAGGATGCCGGCAGCGGCACCACCACCCTCTGCTCCTCCGACAATGTTCTCCAACTCAAGGTGA
- a CDS encoding DUF6531 domain-containing protein: MVTGNLIHTSGTSASRAKAACHRLERWYNSKNPKDGPLGYGWTHSFNHFIRFYGGGIGHRQAWLERRHRRASVSSRLRATAAQHQCRRELQRPGRHLRDRSSASPTASTGSPSARG; this comes from the coding sequence ATGGTCACCGGCAACCTCATCCACACGAGCGGGACATCAGCATCAAGGGCAAAGGCGGCCTGCCATCGTCTCGAGCGCTGGTACAACAGCAAGAACCCCAAGGACGGCCCCCTGGGCTACGGCTGGACCCACAGCTTCAACCACTTCATCCGCTTCTACGGGGGTGGAATCGGGCACCGCCAAGCTTGGCTGGAACGACGGCACCGGCGGGCGAGCGTTTCTTCTCGACTACGGGCCACAGCAGCGCAACATCAGTGTCGGCGCGAGCTTCAGCGCCCCGGCCGGCATCTACGCGACCGGTCGAGCGCCTCGCCGACGGCAAGTACCGGATCACCGAGCGCTCGGGGATGA
- a CDS encoding putative Ig domain-containing protein, with translation MDRHHFLSALLLTIVVALPAQGAVDDARAKGLKWLVQTQKGDGSFSGLQGLEVQATAATVDALLAGGMSKSPQYGRALSWLANAPGSSVDARAWQAAALAAAGRDATAVAGTLRDERNTSAAKAGSISTGNTALWGPFPGYAASFPDTALAFGALRSAGVSYTNDTTELTVTVLCHTLPDQLTASPWNGSWPYALPQNGQPTHAVNGSLAATALTLFELKKQRQAGRFLSGSACSKTSPSAIDTAMASAKTWLIAQANADGGFAERNPQSGTLEVSSPTASALAVRALALFAAEGDSAATTAVTNARNWLADQQNPDGSWRGDPFVTARVLAAFPAAAGAQIADADNDGLPDVVEQQLGTQTAVADAQGSLATNGNAQAGLTATSFSAAGTLGQPFAYALSASGGTGPFTYARTGGALPPGLTLAANGQITGTPTSTGSYAFDYEVTDATGATTLVIGRIDVAEVVASSGGDADVPIPAWALLALGGALLTAIRRKAAC, from the coding sequence GTGGACCGTCATCATTTCCTGTCGGCATTGTTGCTGACCATCGTTGTCGCCTTGCCGGCGCAGGGGGCTGTCGACGACGCCCGTGCCAAGGGACTCAAGTGGTTGGTCCAGACCCAGAAGGGCGACGGCTCGTTCAGCGGCCTGCAGGGACTGGAAGTGCAAGCCACCGCCGCCACGGTCGATGCGCTGCTGGCGGGCGGCATGAGCAAATCGCCGCAGTATGGGCGGGCGCTGTCCTGGCTGGCCAACGCGCCTGGAAGCAGTGTCGATGCCCGCGCCTGGCAAGCGGCCGCCCTGGCGGCGGCCGGCCGGGACGCCACCGCCGTCGCCGGTACGCTGCGCGATGAACGCAACACCTCGGCGGCCAAGGCCGGGAGCATCAGCACGGGCAATACGGCCCTGTGGGGGCCGTTTCCCGGCTATGCCGCCAGCTTCCCTGATACGGCCCTGGCGTTCGGGGCCCTGCGCAGCGCCGGTGTCTCCTACACCAACGACACCACCGAACTGACGGTCACCGTCCTTTGCCATACCCTGCCGGACCAGTTGACGGCTTCCCCCTGGAACGGGAGTTGGCCCTACGCCTTGCCCCAGAACGGGCAGCCCACCCACGCAGTCAACGGTTCGCTGGCCGCCACCGCGCTGACGCTCTTTGAGCTCAAGAAGCAACGGCAAGCCGGCCGCTTCCTCAGCGGTTCCGCCTGCTCCAAGACCTCGCCCTCGGCCATCGACACCGCCATGGCCAGCGCCAAGACCTGGCTGATTGCCCAAGCGAATGCCGACGGCGGCTTCGCGGAACGCAACCCGCAGAGCGGTACCCTGGAAGTCTCCAGCCCCACGGCGTCCGCCCTGGCGGTGCGGGCCCTGGCCCTGTTCGCTGCGGAGGGCGACTCCGCCGCCACCACCGCCGTCACCAATGCCCGCAACTGGCTGGCGGATCAGCAGAACCCGGACGGCAGCTGGCGGGGCGACCCCTTCGTCACCGCCCGGGTATTGGCGGCCTTTCCCGCCGCGGCGGGCGCGCAGATTGCCGATGCCGACAATGACGGCCTCCCCGACGTGGTGGAGCAACAATTGGGCACTCAGACCGCCGTGGCCGACGCCCAGGGCTCGCTGGCCACCAACGGCAACGCCCAGGCCGGCCTCACTGCGACCTCCTTCTCCGCCGCCGGCACCCTCGGCCAGCCCTTCGCCTATGCCTTGTCCGCCAGCGGCGGCACTGGGCCGTTCACCTACGCCCGCACCGGCGGCGCCCTGCCGCCCGGACTGACCCTGGCGGCCAACGGGCAGATTACCGGGACACCGACCAGTACCGGCAGCTACGCCTTCGACTACGAGGTGACCGATGCGACTGGCGCGACCACCCTGGTCATCGGCCGCATCGATGTCGCCGAGGTGGTCGCCAGCAGCGGCGGCGACGCGGACGTTCCCATTCCCGCCTGGGCGCTGCTCGCCCTGGGCGGCGCCTTGCTGACCGCCATCCGCCGCAAGGCGGCGTGCTGA
- a CDS encoding DNA-binding protein produces the protein MPTEAQIHAEIEALRQQISETQELYREVCAVLFFRYGITPTANKLYQYVRKGSMSAPAEALAKFWEDLREKSRVRIEHPDLPDSLKSAAGELVAALWTQAQGAAQEGLAVFRSEAQAAVLESQTAQASAENERTTALLAREQAQQAIQVATERALALECELAVEQAGKAALATQLEAAVRQQAALEAALADARRDFAAELEKLRQALQRSEERCEAAEKRALLEIDRERTAAARAQKELEKVRQQQQDAEDRHRTEVAQLQADLGGARQKIGVAEGMLQEMRTRYQQQAEEMQSLRTIAAESETRKSLLERDLTACREKIAELDKELQQRPAPAPEKSATKPRTRTRKTVA, from the coding sequence ATGCCCACCGAAGCCCAGATCCACGCCGAAATCGAGGCCCTCCGCCAGCAGATTTCCGAGACCCAGGAACTCTACCGCGAGGTCTGCGCTGTGCTGTTCTTCCGCTACGGCATCACGCCCACGGCCAACAAGCTCTACCAGTACGTACGCAAGGGCAGCATGTCGGCGCCGGCGGAAGCTCTGGCGAAATTCTGGGAGGACCTGCGGGAAAAGAGCCGGGTGCGGATTGAGCATCCCGATTTGCCTGACAGCCTCAAATCGGCGGCCGGGGAGTTGGTCGCCGCCTTGTGGACCCAGGCCCAGGGGGCTGCCCAGGAGGGGCTGGCGGTCTTCCGGTCCGAAGCCCAGGCGGCCGTGCTGGAGTCGCAAACCGCCCAGGCGTCAGCCGAGAACGAGCGGACCACCGCCCTGCTGGCGCGGGAGCAGGCCCAGCAAGCGATCCAGGTCGCCACGGAACGGGCGTTGGCGCTGGAGTGCGAACTGGCCGTCGAGCAGGCCGGCAAGGCGGCGCTGGCCACCCAATTGGAAGCGGCCGTGCGTCAGCAAGCGGCCTTGGAAGCGGCTTTGGCCGACGCCCGCCGCGATTTCGCGGCCGAACTGGAAAAGCTGCGCCAGGCGTTGCAGCGCTCCGAAGAACGTTGCGAGGCGGCGGAAAAGCGCGCCTTGCTGGAGATCGACCGGGAGCGGACGGCTGCGGCGAGGGCGCAGAAAGAGCTGGAGAAAGTCCGGCAGCAGCAACAGGACGCCGAGGACCGGCATCGCACCGAGGTAGCGCAGCTTCAGGCCGACTTGGGCGGCGCCCGACAGAAAATCGGCGTGGCCGAAGGGATGCTCCAGGAAATGCGAACGCGATACCAACAACAGGCGGAGGAGATGCAATCCCTGCGGACGATTGCCGCAGAAAGCGAGACCCGAAAAAGCTTACTGGAGCGCGACCTTACCGCTTGCCGGGAGAAAATCGCCGAGCTTGATAAGGAACTGCAGCAGAGACCGGCGCCAGCCCCCGAGAAATCGGCTACCAAGCCACGAACAAGAACCCGAAAAACAGTTGCTTAG